The genomic window GTCGATCGACCGCGCGGGGGCCGGCTCGTCGTGGAGGATCCTCCGGAGCAGCTCCTGGCGGTCCGGGGCCCGGAACGCGGGCCGGAGCGTGGCCAGCTCGTAGAGCGTGACGCCCAGCGAGTAGACGTCCGTCGCCGGCCCGACCCCGGCCCGCTCGGCGCGGGCCTGCTCCGGGCTCATGTAGCGCAGGGTGCCCACGAGGTCGCCGGTCTGCGTGAGGTCGCGTCCCTCGCCGGGAAGCCGGGCCAGTCCGAAGTCCGCCACCCAGAGCTTGCCCCGGCCGTCCACGAGGAGGTTCGACGGCTTGACGTCGCGGTGGATCACCCCGAGCTGGTGCGCGTGCTCGAGCGCCTCGGCGGCCTGGAGCCCCAGCCGGGCCGCCTCGCGGCCGCGGGCGCGGGCGAGCGCGTCGTGGACCGAGCGCGGCGTCGCGGCCGTCGCCGCCGAGGGGGCGGCCCGCCCGTCCGTCCGGTCATCGACGGGCCTCGCGTCCGCGTCCGCGTCCGGCGCCGACCCCGCGCGGCCGGGCCGCGGGGACGCCGCCAGCTCCTCGATGACCCGGGCCAGGGAGGGCCCGTCGATCAGCTGCATCGCGAAGTAGGGCGTGCCCCGGTCCTCGCCGACGGCGTACACCGGGACGATGTGCTCGTGGTGCAGCAGGCCCGCGGCCTGGGCCTCCATCTGGAACCGTCGGCAATGGCGGGCGTCCATCGACGCGGGCCCGGGCAGGACCTTGAGCGCGACGCGGCGGCCCAGGGTGACCTGCTCCGCCTCGTAGACGACCCCCATGCCCCCGCGGCCGATCTCGCGGATCAGGCGGAACTCCCCCAGCGACCCGTGGCCCTCCGGCCCGTCGAGCGCGACCGCCTCGCCCGCCGATCGGCACGGCGAGAAGTCGAAGGCCGCGGCCTGCACCATCTCCAGCCCGTCCAGGCACTCGCCCAGCGCCTCCGCGATCTCGGGGTACTTCGCCAGGAACTCCGCGCGGCCCGGCCGGCGGCCGCGGCGGAGCAGCCGGGAATACTCCTCCAGCGCCCCGGCCACCCCGGAATCCGACGCCGCGAGCAGGCTCGTCGTCGAGCCCTCGAGGAGGGCCGTCCCACCGACTTCGCGGTTGATTGGGGGCATGCTGGCCACCTCGATGGGGTTCACGCCGCAACGCGCGCCGGGCGCCCACGAGGGCCCCGGAGCCGATGCGGTACGTGTAGAGTCACCGATCCGCCCGCCCTGGCGCCGCGGCCCGCCCGGAAAATCGGCCCTTCCCATGGTCCACGGCGTTCGCCCGGGGCCTATAATGCATCGCGACAGATGGCCGCCCACCTTCGGAGGAACCCACCCATGACCCGGCGACTCCTGGTCCCGTCCCTCGTCCTCGTCTCCGGCCTGCTGGGCATGACCCAGGACGACGGGTCCGCGAAGAAGCAAGGCGACAAGCCGTCCGCCGACGCGGCCAAGGCGTCCCCGAACCGGCCCGCCGCGGCGAGGCGGAAGAAGCCGGAGCTGGCCACCTTCGGCGGGGGCTGCTTCTGGTGCACGGAGGCCGTCTTCGAGAGGATCCCCGGGGTGAGGTCGGTCGTCTCCGGCTACTCCGGGGGCAGCGTCCCCAACCCGACGTACCAGCAGGTCTCCTCCGGCCTGACGGGCCATGCCGAGGTCATTCAGGTCGAGTACGACCCGGAGGTCCTCCCCTTCGGCAAGCTCCTCCACTACTTCTGGACCGCGCACGACCCGACGACGCTGAACAGCCAGGGGCCCGACTTCGGGACCCAGTACCGGTCGATCATCCTCTACCACGACGAGGCGCAGAAGGAGGAGGCCCTGAAGCAGCTCGAGGAGTTCAACGCCCGCCGGGCCCGGCGGTCGCCGGCGGTGACGCAGATCGTCCCGTTC from Aquisphaera giovannonii includes these protein-coding regions:
- a CDS encoding serine/threonine-protein kinase, with product MPPINREVGGTALLEGSTTSLLAASDSGVAGALEEYSRLLRRGRRPGRAEFLAKYPEIAEALGECLDGLEMVQAAAFDFSPCRSAGEAVALDGPEGHGSLGEFRLIREIGRGGMGVVYEAEQVTLGRRVALKVLPGPASMDARHCRRFQMEAQAAGLLHHEHIVPVYAVGEDRGTPYFAMQLIDGPSLARVIEELAASPRPGRAGSAPDADADARPVDDRTDGRAAPSAATAATPRSVHDALARARGREAARLGLQAAEALEHAHQLGVIHRDVKPSNLLVDGRGKLWVADFGLARLPGEGRDLTQTGDLVGTLRYMSPEQARAERAGVGPATDVYSLGVTLYELATLRPAFRAPDRQELLRRILHDEPAPARSIDPSIPRDLETIILKAMEKDPAARYATAGDLAADLGRFLDDLPIRARRPGPLGRAAKWARRHRSAVLASVAGLLLGLSAVSLILWRAVKTQDQALTRQRLGIEYALGSFDQLVRPLVEGKPRPLAGDPEAARILGLAIAYDDRIPGLFTDTRAVRETIAGAARQAGYCRMALGRAKGRDDYRRSIALYEQLAAEHPDYIWLRTRLIETLREYAGLLDAPGDREESSAAIRRAVAVAGSLVGDRNAGASCYQLALAPALRGLVQDLLKAPDATPEDAGAALRLARQLAEWHPDDAEARQLVEAAVRRNVP
- the msrA gene encoding peptide-methionine (S)-S-oxide reductase MsrA, whose amino-acid sequence is MTRRLLVPSLVLVSGLLGMTQDDGSAKKQGDKPSADAAKASPNRPAAARRKKPELATFGGGCFWCTEAVFERIPGVRSVVSGYSGGSVPNPTYQQVSSGLTGHAEVIQVEYDPEVLPFGKLLHYFWTAHDPTTLNSQGPDFGTQYRSIILYHDEAQKEEALKQLEEFNARRARRSPAVTQIVPFEAFYPAEPYHQDYYRNHPEADYSQAIIEPKVYKIRQKLKQEAAAEARSERAKGGSKEKEAAKGKAKAGSQ